Part of the Deltaproteobacteria bacterium genome, CAAAAAAAGGCAGGCCCCGCCAGGTGTTAACAATGATAACGGAAACCATGGCCCAGAATGGGTCGCCCAGCCAGGGGATCTTTCTGGAGATTATCCCCAGGCTGAGAAGCATGTAGTTTATCACACTGAACAGGGAATCGAACATCCAGAGCCAGGTGAGGACGCTCAGGGAGGTGGGAACGACCCAAGGCAACAGAATCAGTCCCCGTACCAGATTCCGGTAGCGGAACTCCTGACTCAAAAGCAGAGCTAGGGCCATCCCCAGGCAGAGCTTGAGAGAGACGCTTGAAATCGTATAGATGAGGGAGTTCTGAACTGTCTGACGAAAGTACGGGTCCCCTATGAGTTTGAAAAAGTTGTGTATTCCGATAAAATTCCCGGATGACCCGAGTACCTTGTCGGTGAGGCTGATATAGACGGCCAGACAAAAGGGGTAGCCCAGAAGTACCACCATAAGGAAGAGGGCCGGCGAGATCAGCATGTAACCGGAGAGCACCTCGGGGCTCACAAACCGCCTCGCCCAGGCTCGGAGCCGATCGTCCGCTGCTTGGATCTCTGGGACCATTCTTCTCGCCGGCCTCACCTTGCGCCCTTATGCCTTTCCGTAGATTTCCTTAAGCTCTCTTTCGGCAATGGCGATGGTCTCATCCGTGGCCATTCCCTTGCAGGCCCGGGCGAACATGTTGACTATGACATACTTAACCATAGCCTCGGCTGCAGGCCGAGACGGCGGTCCGGGATAGCCGGGCATCCGCACGTACTTGGGGAT contains:
- a CDS encoding sugar ABC transporter permease — its product is MVPEIQAADDRLRAWARRFVSPEVLSGYMLISPALFLMVVLLGYPFCLAVYISLTDKVLGSSGNFIGIHNFFKLIGDPYFRQTVQNSLIYTISSVSLKLCLGMALALLLSQEFRYRNLVRGLILLPWVVPTSLSVLTWLWMFDSLFSVINYMLLSLGIISRKIPWLGDPFWAMVSVIIVNTWRGLPFFALSILAGLMTIPKELYEAAETDGARGLGKFWYITLPLLQPVIGVVVLFSTIWTFSDFQIVYILTHGGPINATQVFATMAYDVAMVAGRIGEGAAISLFLFPILLVVVFFMLRYLRQV